One genomic segment of Novisyntrophococcus fermenticellae includes these proteins:
- a CDS encoding ureidoglycolate lyase — translation MRTITVNTLSEEAFAKYGSFMNLLDNEAMKKKSIFSSGFFADLISLDFSDGTLPTISVCDVHKKEKNIVDFLEAHTSTCEGLLPLDGDVVIFAGIPNQPFSAEDLEAFYVPAGTFIKLNPLIVHGTQYPVSEGEVHVVCMLPGRTFHNDMVSYRLTEEEQAVVVME, via the coding sequence ATGAGAACTATTACAGTCAACACCTTATCAGAGGAAGCATTTGCTAAGTACGGCTCTTTCATGAATCTGTTGGATAATGAGGCAATGAAGAAAAAGTCAATTTTTAGCTCAGGATTTTTTGCTGATTTAATTTCACTTGATTTTTCTGACGGTACATTACCGACCATTTCTGTGTGTGATGTCCATAAAAAGGAGAAAAATATTGTGGATTTTCTGGAGGCACATACTTCCACATGTGAGGGACTTCTGCCGCTGGATGGAGATGTCGTTATTTTTGCGGGGATTCCCAATCAGCCGTTTTCTGCGGAGGATTTGGAAGCCTTTTATGTGCCGGCGGGAACCTTTATCAAATTGAATCCGCTGATTGTACATGGAACCCAGTATCCGGTTTCGGAAGGAGAGGTTCATGTGGTCTGCATGCTGCCTGGGCGGACATTTCATAATGATATGGTCAGTTATCGGCTTACAGAAGAAGAGCAGGCAGTTGTTGTAATGGAATGA
- a CDS encoding aldo/keto reductase, with the protein MRYKHFSRADADVSCVGVGTWALGADNYGKFNISDAIEAMQVMLEHGVNLIDTAPCYGNGTSEKIVGEAIKGLDRSKILLSSKCGLVPDINTHEYSRNAGYKNIMREIESSLMNLRTDYLDFYFIHWPDVHTPIAETMAALMQLKERRFIRYIGVSNFTKEQIEEAEKYGQIDVQQPPFSMVDRTYVDLMIWGKESGIDSMTYGSMGAGILSGKYRKTPDFAPDDIRMTFYDTFREPKFSKIMELLQVMDVIAEAHGKPVAQVALNWSAQREYVGTALVGVRSRTHALENLETYEWMLTDEEISSIDNKITHLGL; encoded by the coding sequence ATGAGATATAAACATTTTAGCAGAGCAGATGCAGATGTTTCCTGCGTGGGGGTTGGTACATGGGCACTGGGTGCAGATAACTACGGCAAATTCAACATAAGCGATGCAATCGAAGCAATGCAGGTAATGCTTGAACATGGTGTGAATCTGATTGATACAGCACCATGCTATGGCAATGGTACATCCGAAAAAATTGTAGGAGAAGCCATCAAAGGGCTGGACCGTTCGAAAATTTTACTGTCAAGCAAATGCGGATTAGTACCGGACATCAATACGCATGAATATTCCAGAAATGCCGGCTATAAAAATATCATGCGTGAGATTGAATCTTCTCTTATGAATTTGAGGACAGATTATCTTGATTTTTATTTCATACACTGGCCGGATGTCCATACGCCAATTGCAGAAACGATGGCTGCTCTGATGCAGTTAAAAGAACGCAGATTTATCCGATATATCGGCGTATCCAATTTTACAAAGGAGCAGATAGAAGAGGCGGAAAAATATGGACAGATAGATGTGCAGCAGCCACCATTTTCCATGGTTGACAGAACGTATGTTGATTTGATGATATGGGGAAAAGAAAGTGGCATCGATTCTATGACCTATGGTTCTATGGGAGCCGGAATTCTATCAGGAAAATATCGGAAAACACCGGATTTTGCACCGGATGATATTCGAATGACATTTTATGATACTTTCCGGGAGCCTAAGTTTTCAAAGATTATGGAACTTCTGCAGGTAATGGATGTAATTGCAGAAGCACATGGAAAGCCGGTCGCACAGGTTGCACTGAACTGGAGTGCTCAAAGAGAGTATGTAGGGACGGCACTTGTGGGTGTCAGAAGTCGGACACATGCTCTGGAGAATTTGGAAACCTATGAGTGGATGCTGACGGATGAGGAAATTTCAAGTATTGATAATAAAATCACTCATCTGGGACTGTAG